The genomic stretch CAATGTCAAACCTACAGCGGCAATTAAAATAAATAACCCCCAATAAAGTTTATTGAATCGGTTCTTTGTGAGTTGGATCATCACCCAAAAGAGTGCGAAACCTCCAATGCTCTTGATTAACAATGGAAGGCTAAAATCAACAAGTGTCCAAACATAGCATCCTGTTAATACTGCGAAGCCAAAGACAACATACATGATTTTACGGAGTTTTGTTTTTAGGTTTTGGTCATCACTAAAAGTAGCGATAAAAAATAAGACCAGGAGCACACATGCAGCCAGAAAATGCCAGGGAGTATGATTCATTATTTCTATAGGACCTAAAGCTATCAAAGAAAATCCCTCCTAGAATATAATTATGATTTATTATAAGGTGATTTATGTTTCTAATACTGTTAAGTATTTAACAATTAATAAAAAAATTTGAAAAGTTGAATTTCCATACCTAAAAATCAGAGAAGTAGCTGCTTGACCCTATTATTTAAATATGTGCGTACTAAGACAAGGGTCATCTTTTAATATGTAATATCTGTTAGTGCGGTCGACTATTTTGGCTTCTTTTAACTCATTAAGGGCCTGAATGACCATTACCCGTGAAGAACCAATCATATCAGCTAATTCCTGCTGCGTAATTATTAAATCGATCATTGTCGCGTTTGGCAGCTTTTTCCCATATTGGTTGGCAAGGTTATAAAATAGACCTAATAATCTTTCTTTTACAGTTCGTCTAGTTTCCTTATCTGAATTCATATTGGCATAACGCTTTTGCCCAAGGTAATCAATTATCCTTAAGGCAAAAGAAGGATCTTTCTTAATTAACATTTCAAATTGCATTTTACTAAAGCAACAGATGCAAGCCTCTTCCATGGCTAACGCGCTAGAACATTCCTTTTGTTCTTGATATAGCGACAACTCACCTAGTACCTCACCGGGACCACAGATATCCAGAATTGTTTCATGTCCATCTTCAGCACTTTGCACAAGTTTAAGTTTTCCTGATTTCACAAGAAATATAGTACTTGTAATATCCCCTTGATAAAAAAGATAGTGTCCTTTGGACAGCCGTTTTTTATTTGTACATTGACACAAGTTTGTAATCTGTTCTTTTTCCAGACCCCGAAACAGATCCAATTCTTCTAGGCAGATGAGGCAACGTTTCATGCAATTCCCCCTATGTTTATAAAGAAAACCTAAATTCCACGTGTGTTTTTTATTAGCTTCAAAAATCACTATTTCACGAAGAATTTAGACTGCTTCTCACACATTGTAACATTATTTACAACCACCTTTCAATCATTTTTGATAAATCATTGATTTCATCTTTGCTGCAATGATACTTAATAAACTCTGCAAGTTATCCACAGAGCAACACTCAATTTTATTGATGATATTCTTATTATACCAGACATTTTTCATACACTCCCTTGTACGGATAGTTTTCCGACAACTTCATGATTACATATCTTGCGGTTTTGATTATTTTTGCTGCAAGAAATACATACTTCAAACGAAAGGTCTTTATTTGCTGTCTGTATTCTGAAGAGTCCAAGGAATCAAACTTGAACAACAAAAATAGGTTATATGAAAGCATCATCATTTGAAACACGGCTTCATTCGCCCAAAATGACTTTAGCAAGAGATGACCCACCGCCATGTCGTATTTGGCTTCTTTGATATAGTTTTCAGCATTACCACGCTTTTCATAGTATATAACTACTTTTTCAGAAAGCAAGGTAGTATTTGTTACAAAGAAAAAGTAGTCGTATTCGGAACCTTCTAAAAGTGATAATTGTGCTCTTTCTTTTTCTGGTTTCAGTACGCGAGATACGACAAATCTTCTGTCTTTTTCCCATTTAACTAATTTTGTATACAGTTCTGTAGTTTCTCTACCTTCTTCTCCTTTAACGAATACAATTGATGAATTCGTTGCTTGTGAGGTGAGTGTAGAATAACTTTTGGCTTTAATTAAATATTTGCATCCAAGAGATTCTATCGTTTCGATAATTTTTTCATCAAAGTAGCCACTATCCATTCGAAATAAAATTTCTAAATCGTCTGATTTGATGTTAGCAACAATTTCTTTGATCATTTCCGCAGCACCGTTTGCAGTGTAAGTATTGCCACTTCTTACAAATCCGGTAACATATGCTTTTAATTCGTCGCAAAATGCAAATTGGATATTGTAGCATCGGTTTCCCAGTTTCTTAGGATTATATCCTTTTGACGCACCTTCTTGATGACCTTCTACGTTAATTACACTACTATCAATATCAATCGTAATGGATGTCAATTTACTTTTAGTGAGCAGTTTTTAAAGACTTTAAAATTAATGTCTCTAAACATTTGGGTTGTCTTGAAGTTGAAGTTTCCTAGAAACCGTGACACTGTTTCAGGTTCTTTTACGGAAATATCAAACTCGTTGACGAGGGGATCATTTTGAAGTAGCTTTAGACGTTCTAACTTATCAATGCCAATGAAGTGACCGCAGAGCATGGTCTTTATATGATTCATCTTGATTTTATTTGTTGAGTCATTATCAAATACGAGGTCATTTTCAATAAAATCAAAAATCCCATTGCTTTTTGCATTCTCAAGGAGCAGAAAAAGACCTGCATTTGATGTTAGATTCTTAGCTTTGAAATCAATTTTATTAATCATAATTAGAACCCCTTTTTACTACTTTTCTTACTATTATTTTACCATATATCGAGTCATAAAAGCTGATAATTTAACATATTTTTGAGCACTTTTCTTTCACCCAATGGGTGAAAGCTGAATTTCGAAGGAACGCATATTTATCAAGGCTTTGATTATGCTTTTTGAAGTACTGACGTAGAATCTAGGTATAAAGATTGCCCCAAGTCTTTACTCCCCAAGGGAGATGTTAACTCTCCTTTATCTTCCCGAACCAGGAGACTATACAATACCGGAACCACCACTAAAGTAAAGAGAGTAGAGACTAAGAGTCCACTCATCAAGGCCACGGACATGGGGGTGAATAAATCACTTCCCGAAAGGGCCAAGGGCACAAGACCGATAACAGTGGTCACCGCAGCTAGAATGATGGGACGATAACGGCGATTGACAGCAAAGGTGCAGGCCTCGTCGATGGACATTCCTTCTTCTCGAGCTAACTTGATAAACTCAATAAGCAAGATGGCATTCCGAATGACTAGCCCCATGAGGCTGACCACCCCTACCAAAGCGGTGAAGGATAAGGGCTGGGCGAATAAAATCAACCCCGCAGCTACCCCGATGATGGATAACGGAATGGTAATAAAAATGATCGCCGGCTGCAAAAAGGAGCGGAACTGAAGCATCAGGATGGTGTAGATCAGGAGGAGAGCAAAAATCGCTGTGATCCCCAGATTACCAAAATTATCTTTGATATCCTTGGCTTCTCCTTCATAGCTCAGAGTCATCCCTGAAAAGTCAAAGCCTGATGACCCCAACCGTTGCTTTAGAGTGTTCTCGATGGTCACGGCACTGTAGCCCGGTTGAACTTTACCGGAAATCGTGACAGCACGAACTCCATCATACTTGTTAATCGTAGGCACAGTGGATTGAAGATGGATTTCCCCTAACTGCTTCAGGAGCACCTTATTGCCGGTTAGGGAAGATTTGATGGCTAGGTTCTCTAAGTCTTCTTTGGTCTTAATATCCCCTTTGACAATAATCGAGTACTCATTACCAGCAAGGCGGAATACGGAAGCTTCCGCGCCACTTAAGGCAATATTGATCTGCCGTTGAATATCATAATTGGTCATTCCCATGGAAATGGCCCGCTCTGTGTCTACATCCACCACAAATTCATACTCATTAGCGACATAATCCTCCTCAACATTCATGGACCCGGCAATACCCTCCAGCTCATGGCGAATTAATGCCACGGCATCCCTAACTTGCAAAGGATCCTCGCCACTGACTCTGATTTCTAAGGGTGCTCCCGGAAAGGCCTTCTCCAAGAGCAACACATCTGCAGTTCCACCGATTAATTGCCGATCTAACTGCTCTTGGATATGGAGAGCTAACTCTTCATTATTAGCAAATTCACTGCTTTCCAGATTCACTTTCAGCATAATCTGGCCAAAGTCCTTGGAGGGTGTAGCTTTGGGCAAAGTAATATAGAACTTAGGCAAGCCCTCCCCTACCGCCGTAGAATAGCTGATGACTTCCTCATTGCTTTGCAGAACTTTTTCCACCTGCTTAGCAAGATTTGCCGTAGCCCCAATATCTGAGGCACTTTCCGAATGCAGATTAATATAAAACACATTTTTATCGGCCTTAGGAAAGAATTCAATATGAAGCTGTAAGGCACTATAGCCTGCTAAGGCAATGAGGAGTATGGAGGTAAGAACTGTAGTCTTCTTATATGTCATGCCAATTTTCAGGAAGTACTCATAAAAACGGCGTAGGATAGCTTTTTTACCACGTTCTTCTTTTAGCTTATTGAAAAACAAATAGGCTAGGACCGGGGTAACCGTAATAGCTACCAGAAAGGAGGCTACTACGGAAATAATAACAGTTTGGGGTAAGGACCTTAGGAATTCCCCTGCCGGACCGGGGACAAAAAGCATCGGCGAAAAAGCTGCCACAATAGTTAAGGTGGCAGAAAAAACCGGAATCACGGCCTGTTTCATACCCTTGATACAGGCCTCCATTTTTTCTAACCCTTGGTCAATGTGAACTTGGATAGCATCGATAATCACGATGGCATCATCCACGAGAATTCCCAAGGCCAGAATCAAAGCGGTAATGGAGATTTCATGAAGCTGTATTCCCAAAAGATACATGGCAATGAAGGTAAGAATTATGGAGAGAGGAACCGCCGTGGAAGCCACCAAAGCATTCCTAAAACCCATTCCCAGAAAGACGACGATGAGAACCAAGGCCATCCCCTCTAAGAGATTCCGAAAAAACTTGGCTACACTTATCTCGACATCCGTAGGCTGGTAAACGATCTCGTCAATGACTAATCCAGCCGGCATTTCGGCTTTAAGCAGATCTAGCTCTGCCCGAATTTCTTCCCCTGTGAGAAGAATATTGCGATTTTCCACAAAGAAGCCGCTGAGCATGATCGCATTTTGCCCGTTGTGATGGAGCTGATAACTGGAGTCTTCAATATCCCAAGCAACTTTTGCCACATCCTTCAAGCGAATAGGGGCCCCTGTCTCTCTGGAAATATCCACAATCAGGTTTTCTATCTCTGCCAGTGAAGTGAAGAGACCCGGGGAGGTGACATTAACCTTTACCTTATTATCGCTTAAGGAGCCCGCGGGAATTTGCAGGTTTTGGGCTTGGATTAGACTAACAAGTTCGTTAAGAGAGATAGTGTATTTATTTAACTCGCTGGTCATTACTTCTACCTTGGCCACTTTATTTTGAACACCGGCCACGGTAAAACGCGAAATCCCGTCAATTTTGGCGAGCCTGCTTTTGAATTGGTCAGCATAGTCAGCCAATTGCTCATAGGAATACCCTTCTCCGGAAAGGCTGATAATCATTCCTGCTGTTTCCACGAGGTCAGTATCCACTTCTATGTCCAAGCATTCCGCAGGAATATCCCCTTGGACATCATCAACAATCTGCCCTAGCTCATTCCAAGCTTCCTTCACATCCACATCATACTCTAGCTCCAACACCACAACAGACAAACTGTTTTTCGTTATGGATTGAGAAGTTTTGTAGCCTGGTACTTCCCTGATTCCTTCTTCAATAACCCGGGTTACTAATTTTTCCACATCCTCAGGAGAAGCCCCGGGATAGATGGTGGTGATGACTGCATAGGGAGACGATACATCCGGACTCTCCTGTTTGGGGACTAAATAATAGCTGTAAAAGCCCAAAGCAATAGCTATAATCGTAAAGAAAATCGTAAAACGCCAATTCTTAATAATATGGTAAATGATTCCCTTCTTATTGCTCATTGGAGTTAACCTCACTTTGCAGATTGGGGCTAACCTCACTCTGAATCTTCACCTTATTGCCTTCCTTTAAGGTTTTCATCCCGCTGGTTATATATTGCTCTCCGCTCCTTAGTCCTTCTATCCGTACATTGAATCCTTGGACATCTATGAGCTTAATATTTCTCTTGATAGCCCGTTCGTCTTCCACGACGAAGATATAATCTTCCCCATCGTTAAGAACACAGGCCAAAGGGACCCAGATGCCGCCAGACTCACCCTGTGCAAAGTTTACTTCAGCGGTGGCCCCTAGATAAAAAGCATCGGCGGGATAGGGCTCAGTGATTAGGATCTCTGCATTATAAGTGCGGGTCTGATTATCAGGGACGGCATCAAGTCGTTCAACCTTTCCTTTGACTGCTTTCCCTTCTAATGTGACTTCAACGGCATCTCCCACTTTAACCTTCTGGATATCATTTTGGGACAGACCTACTGTAACCTTTTGTTCAGGGGACCGAATGACCACCACGGGATAGCCCGCAGCGATGATCTCACCTTCTTGGAAGAGAATATCCACTACATAGCCTTCCCTATTGGTATAGAGCTGAGCGTCGTTTAGCTGTATTTGTTTGGCTTGAAGGCCTAGCTTGGCTTGCTGATAGGTTGCTTCTTTCACATCAAGATCTAGCTTAAGCTTAAGTAGATCAGCTTCCGGCAAGGCGCCTGCCTGAAAGAGCTGTTCCATTTTCCCATAATTGTCCTGAGCTTCCTGATAAGCCTTCTCTGACTTGGTGACATCCAGTTGTGCGGCTTGAAGTGCCAAATTATACTCCTGGGTATCCAAGGAAGCAAGTCTTTGTCCGGCCTTTACAGCACTACCTTTTTCTACAGCAATCTCACTTAATTTTCCTGGAATCTTAAAGCTGTACTTCGATACCTCCCCAGAAGATGTCAGACCTGTATAGCGTAATTCAACAGGATATATTTCTTCTATTGCTTCTTGCACTTGGATCAGTTTTTCTTTTTCAGGAGTGATTACCGCGGCTTGCTTTGTGCATCCGCTGAGCATAAAAATGAAAATAAGAAAAAATGAAGTTAAGGTCCACCTTTTTGTCCTAAACATTTAGTTGTCCTCCCCATTCTTGAGTATCCCATAAAAAAAGAGCTTCCTCATCTGCTCAAGAAGCTGTTTAATTGTAATATCTTCGGACTCCAACATTTTCGAATCAGCCGGAGTCATAAATAGATTATGGATCATGGCTACGATAATCACCGGATTGAGGTCCGCTCGAATCTTCCCCTCCTTCTGACCCTCTTCAATGAGTGGATAAAGTATGGCTTGCCGAAACTCCGCCAATTTTTCAATTTTGTCTTTTTCTTGGGGATAGAAACGGTAAAGCTCATCCACTAGTCGAAACGGTATATCCTCCGGGGTATACATAGTAAGCATTGCCTCAAACTTCTCTAGCCAAGTAACGTGCTCAGCGATTGCGTCACAAAAGGTCTGTTTTTCCATCTCAACAATAGTATCCACCAGTTCGCTGATCAGTTGATTTTTGGACTCAAAGATTTTATAGATCGTCTTTTTACTGATCCCTAGCTCACTGGCCACATCATCCATAGTCAATCCGCGCAAACCATAGCGCTGAATCAACTCATAAGCTTTCCCTAAAATGCGATCGTGCAAAATCTGCTTCCTCCCCTCATAGGAAACTATGTCAGTATCTATAGTTTCCTATGAGATCCCTCACCTGTCAAGAAAAATCAAAAGAGATGCAAAAACTGCATCTCTTTTGATTTACCACCCCGGAGCTTACTGTCCCAAAGATTGTGCCTTTAATTGCCCTTCTTCGAGAACTTCGCCATTAAGTAGCCAGTAATAATTTAGTTCTGTAGTTCCTATGGGCTCTCCTCCCTGCAACTCAGACTGGATATACCCTCTGGGTTCCCGATGAAGTCCCCATCTGAGCAAAAGCTTAAGCCAATCTTGGAGAATCAAATCCACCATTTCATAATCAATTTTTTCCTTAGAATTTCCTTTTGAATTCCCTCTGCCGTAAAAATTCCTACCACAATGTTTTTGAACGCATGTATTCCACGCCAAAATAAAATTGGGAGCATCTGTGCTGAGGATTCCTTCCTCCCAATTATTTATTAGCTGCACCTTTCTTTCTCCGCCAATATTTCCATAACAGGATAAATAGAGCAGCTCGTAAGCACCCAAAAAGCGTTGCGCATATTGTATATACTCTCTTTTGGCCCGCTCAAAGGTGTGGGGGTGCAGAACAAGGCTGGCCACTGTGCTTGACGAATGAGAAGGACGTGGCTGGGTAGCCTTAGCTTTATTTTCCTTTTTCGATAGGATTATTGCCATGGCTTTGCTTTCATCTTTGGGCTGTTTTACTTTAATTCTTTTTTGGGTTTCTTTCAATTGAGGGGCAAAACGCTTCCCAAAATAAAATAAGAGGATGATAACGATAGCAACGGCGAGACTTTCCCAGCTACTTCCCATATTCTCTCCCCCTATCATTTCTATATCTAAGGTAGCCTGCTTCATTTTATTCGGAAGGGTGCGCTTTTTTTCCACTTCTCAGGAAAAAAGCAAGTTCCCATCTTAATTTATCTTAGCAAAATTCAAGACAGTTGTCATCTTCCGTCTTTCTTCTCAAATTCGAAGCGCAGCTTTCCAGTCGAAGGGTTTTCCCAAACTAAATAGGCCGCAAAGCTTTTTCCGGTCTTGGAGCGAAATCCTTTAATCAAGGGAGTCTTTCCCTTTTCTAAGAGACTCTTTACTTGAGTAGGGGTCAATACTTTTCCGCAGATAGAGTTTTTCCATACAATGAACGGACATCCCGTTTGCCAGTTCTGACAGCCATAGCCCTTTTCCCTCTCGACGATTCCGCCGCCGCAGCTTGGACAAATCCCCAGAACCTCGACCGCCTGTCCCTTTAATCGCTCATTCTCCGGTTGAGTACTCTTTATGTTCGTTACCGTCTCACTATGCATTCCTTTTTTTGTATCTCCTCCAAAAGCAATGGGCTTTTTCCCATAGGTGGATTCAAAGTGACGCAATTCTTCAATAATATTGCGTATAGCCTGCTCCACCCTTGACATATAGTGACTTAAAGGAATTTCTCCTCGTTCCACCTGCGCCAATTCATATTCCATCTGTCCGGTCATTTCTGCACTAATCAGCAATTGTGCTTGTGGCAAACGTTCCTTGATCAAACCGATAAGCTCGACACCCTTTTCTGTCGGAGCGAGGACTTTCTGCAGCTGAATCAGATACCCCCGATCCAAAAGATTTTCAATAATCGCTGCCCGAGTGGCCACAGTTCCTAAGCCTTTACCCTTTAGTTGCTGACGCAGCATCTCGTCTTCAATCTCCTTGCCGGCTCCTTCCATGGCTTTGATCAAATCCCCTTGGGTATAGCGTTTCGGCGGTTTGGTTTCCTTCTGAAGTGCCTGACAATTTTTAGTTTCAACCTCTTCGTCCTTAAGCATATTAGGGAGCAACCCGGCCGGTTGATCGTCATTTTCTTTTTCGTCCTTGCTCTTCCCTGATGAAGCATGATGCTTTGCTGAGCTTTCAACCTCTTTCCAGCCTGGCTCCAGTAAAACTCTTCCTTTCGTCATAAACGACTCATCATCCACCATCGTGATGATCTCTTTTTCTGCATAGCGGGCCGCCGGAAACCAGATGGTTAGAAAACGCAGAACAATCATTTCCCAAACCTTCACTTCATCCGGGCTTAAGTTCGAGGCAACCTTTTCCGTGGTAGGAATAATCGCATGGTGAGCTGTAATCTCATTGATGACCCGTTTTCCTTTGGGAAGAGGAAGGTCTAAAGCTTTCTTGGCCCACTGTCCATAGGGTCCGTTCTCTAATGCTTGCAGGTGAGCTTTAAGCTTAGGGAGGAGATCGGGGGGCAAGAAATTACAATCGGTTCTGGGATAAGTAATCGCCTTCTTCTCATAGAGGGATTGAGCAATCTTTAGCACCTTCTCCGCTCCAAAGCCATAGCGTTTGGATGCTGCAACTGTTAAGGAGGTGAGATCAAAAAGCAAAGGATGATGCTCCATGCTCTCCTTCTCTTTTACCGAATGAACCCTTCCTGCTTTCCCTTGAACCATGGCGATGATCTCATTCCCTCGCGCTAAGTCTAACGAGGATTTTTCTTGCTCCTGGTTTTGTTCAAGCTTCTTAGCTTGGCCTTTGCTTGCGCGGGACTTTTTCGCAGCCGGATCAAACCACTTTCCTTTGTATAGTCCCTTCATACTTTCAAACTCCGCTTCAACCTCCACATAGGAAACAGGTACAAAGTTTAGAATAGACCACTCTCGTTCTACCACAAGGGCTAAAGTCGGAGTCTGAACTCGACCCATGGAGATGACATTGGGTTTCTTCCTGACCGGATCAAAGCTACCAAAAAGAGCGCTAAACCCTTCCGTCAAATTCATCCCGAAATCCCAATCGCCATAGGACCGTCCATAGCCTGCCTGTGCTAAACCTTCTACTTCGTGAAAGGGGCGTAATTTCGCCATTCCTTCGCGGATTGCCTCCTGGGTCAAGGATGAAATCCAGAGCCGGAAAAGCGGCTTCTGGCAGCCTACCGCATCCCAAACCTCTTGAAAAAGTAGCTGTCCCTCGCGATCAGCGTCTGTTCCACAGATAACCTGTTCAATCTCCTTCGATTTAAGGAGACGTTCCAATACCTTAAATTGTTTTTGGGTGCTGAGCTTTAAACCGTGTTTAAATTCCCCCACTTGCGGAAGTACCGGTAGACGGTGGATACCCCAACGCTTACCTACCTTGTTGAGATCCATATAGTTCTCGGGAGACTTCAGCTCAAAGAGATGACCAATGCACCAGGAAATGATGTACTCTTCATTGGCAAAATATCCTTCTCCTTTGCCCTTTACACCAAGGGTTTTGGCATATTCTCTGGCTTGGGAGGGTTTCTCGGCAACGAGTAATGTCTTGCTCAAAATTCTTCCACCTCAATATCAAAATCAAAATATTTCATCGGATAAAAAATGTACTTTGTGGGAGATTAAGTAGTGGATTCAGGCGTAAATTAATGCCTGAGAAAAAAAGGAGGATATGCTAATGCCTGGACGTGTAGACAAAATAAATTCCCACCTTCAAGGAGTCAAATGTGTAGTTAACAGCTGCCATTATTGGGGAAACGACCACTGTTTTGCCCAAGAAATCGAAGTTCAAGCTCCCAATGCGAAAACCTCTGAAATGACTGACTGCGCAACCTTCGTTCCAAATGGGACCTTGAAGTAATCATTCGAACTATAAATGATTATTCCATCCTGAATTGCCAAAACCCTTTTAAAACTGAAAAGAGCAAGGCTTGCCTTGCTCTTTTCTTTCATATGTCTGGATACCTCTTATGCAAATCATCTTGTCATCATACAGTCCATCCTCTGGCGAATCACGGCTGATCACGGGGAATTTTCCGCTTTTGTTGCCATTGAACAAATAGATAACTAAAGGCAAGGATAAAAATTGCCGAAAAGACCTGGATTGGCTGACCCAAGAGACCTCGCATGCTTAATGAAATAATAAAGGACACGGCCAATCCACCGACAACTGCCATTCCATCTATTTTCGAGGGGTTTAATGAGGTGAAGTGCTCTAAAATCCACCATATTAATCCGGCAAAGCCGATCGCTAACAATAGTCCGGGAAGCATCATTTGACTAAACATTAAATCCCCCTCATCTTGTACCTCTTTTCTTTATTATACCTTAGGCAAGGCAAGGACTTATAGAGGGAATGTTTGTCAATCTACTCTACTTCTTAGGCGTTTGGCTAGTTTGTAGATAGGGCAGATAGTACTTTTTGGCTAAGATGGAGGCTCCCAAATTGTAGAGAAAATGAGCCCATACGGTGGCCCAAAGAGTGCCAGTGAATCCGTAGAGCGTACAGAGAATTAAGCTGATGAGAAATACCCCACTCATGAGAACCGGCTTTTTCAGGTAACGTATGTGCATCGCTGTAAACAAGATGCTGGTGAAGAAGATTCCCTGGATGGGACCAAATGCCGCACTAAGCCCTGTTTGGAGCACTCCACGGACCAGAAGTTCCTCGGAGAATGCGCCAACCAAAAACATGGGACCGAGAGTTGGGGATGGCAGCTCCAATAAGAGTTGATTCACTCCCCCATCATCGAAAGCATCCACCGGAAAAACTCGCCAAGCTACGAGTTGAATAACCATTCCTAGAATTGCTACTACTGTTCCAATAATCCAAATGCCCCCAGCATTATCCCAAGAGAAAAACCCCTGTAAAGAGTAGCCTGTTCGGAGATAGAATAGCCATAAGAGCCCACCCCCGGGAATCAAGAGCAGAAGCTGAGTAAGCCAAAACGAAGGAAGTAGTGCCGCTCGAAGCTGGGTCCCCTGCTGAAGCTGATTATGATCGTCCTCCCTATTCGACACTGTGTTTTTCCTCCTTTTCACACGCAATACTCTATGCTTATCCTATCGGGATTTGCGCAGGTTGACAAGTAAATTCCTACCTTTATAATTCACCCAACAAGTGAGCTTGACTTGCCTTTCTGCATTTCAGTCATTATGATAGAAGAAGAATTTATAAAATGAAGGGTGATACCAGATTGGCTAAAATCGAATTAATTGCCACAAGCGCCTTTGGCATTGAAGCTATAGTGAATCGAGAGCTCCATAATCTTGGCTATACAGAAACGAAAGTTGAAAATGGCAAAATTACCTTTATGGCTAATGAACTAGGAGTTTGTCGAACTAATCTTTGGTTGCGTTCAGCAGAACGAGTACTCTTGAAAATGGGCGAATTTAAGGCACTGACCTTTGAAGAGCTATTCCAACAAACGAAAGCCCTGCCCTGGGAGCAATGGCTGCCCATCGATGCTGAATTTCCCGTAGAGGGGAAATCAATCAAATCGAAGCTTTTTAGTATTTCCGATTGTCAAGCCATTGTCAAAAAGGCAATCGTGGAACGACTTAAAGAGGTTTACGGCATCAGTTGGTTTAAGGAAACCGGTCCCAAGTACAAGATTGAGGTTGCCTTGTT from Desulfitobacterium dichloroeliminans LMG P-21439 encodes the following:
- a CDS encoding Crp/Fnr family transcriptional regulator; the encoded protein is MKRCLICLEELDLFRGLEKEQITNLCQCTNKKRLSKGHYLFYQGDITSTIFLVKSGKLKLVQSAEDGHETILDICGPGEVLGELSLYQEQKECSSALAMEEACICCFSKMQFEMLIKKDPSFALRIIDYLGQKRYANMNSDKETRRTVKERLLGLFYNLANQYGKKLPNATMIDLIITQQELADMIGSSRVMVIQALNELKEAKIVDRTNRYYILKDDPCLSTHIFK
- a CDS encoding efflux RND transporter permease subunit, with translation MSNKKGIIYHIIKNWRFTIFFTIIAIALGFYSYYLVPKQESPDVSSPYAVITTIYPGASPEDVEKLVTRVIEEGIREVPGYKTSQSITKNSLSVVVLELEYDVDVKEAWNELGQIVDDVQGDIPAECLDIEVDTDLVETAGMIISLSGEGYSYEQLADYADQFKSRLAKIDGISRFTVAGVQNKVAKVEVMTSELNKYTISLNELVSLIQAQNLQIPAGSLSDNKVKVNVTSPGLFTSLAEIENLIVDISRETGAPIRLKDVAKVAWDIEDSSYQLHHNGQNAIMLSGFFVENRNILLTGEEIRAELDLLKAEMPAGLVIDEIVYQPTDVEISVAKFFRNLLEGMALVLIVVFLGMGFRNALVASTAVPLSIILTFIAMYLLGIQLHEISITALILALGILVDDAIVIIDAIQVHIDQGLEKMEACIKGMKQAVIPVFSATLTIVAAFSPMLFVPGPAGEFLRSLPQTVIISVVASFLVAITVTPVLAYLFFNKLKEERGKKAILRRFYEYFLKIGMTYKKTTVLTSILLIALAGYSALQLHIEFFPKADKNVFYINLHSESASDIGATANLAKQVEKVLQSNEEVISYSTAVGEGLPKFYITLPKATPSKDFGQIMLKVNLESSEFANNEELALHIQEQLDRQLIGGTADVLLLEKAFPGAPLEIRVSGEDPLQVRDAVALIRHELEGIAGSMNVEEDYVANEYEFVVDVDTERAISMGMTNYDIQRQINIALSGAEASVFRLAGNEYSIIVKGDIKTKEDLENLAIKSSLTGNKVLLKQLGEIHLQSTVPTINKYDGVRAVTISGKVQPGYSAVTIENTLKQRLGSSGFDFSGMTLSYEGEAKDIKDNFGNLGITAIFALLLIYTILMLQFRSFLQPAIIFITIPLSIIGVAAGLILFAQPLSFTALVGVVSLMGLVIRNAILLIEFIKLAREEGMSIDEACTFAVNRRYRPIILAAVTTVIGLVPLALSGSDLFTPMSVALMSGLLVSTLFTLVVVPVLYSLLVREDKGELTSPLGSKDLGQSLYLDSTSVLQKA
- a CDS encoding efflux RND transporter periplasmic adaptor subunit, with the protein product MFRTKRWTLTSFFLIFIFMLSGCTKQAAVITPEKEKLIQVQEAIEEIYPVELRYTGLTSSGEVSKYSFKIPGKLSEIAVEKGSAVKAGQRLASLDTQEYNLALQAAQLDVTKSEKAYQEAQDNYGKMEQLFQAGALPEADLLKLKLDLDVKEATYQQAKLGLQAKQIQLNDAQLYTNREGYVVDILFQEGEIIAAGYPVVVIRSPEQKVTVGLSQNDIQKVKVGDAVEVTLEGKAVKGKVERLDAVPDNQTRTYNAEILITEPYPADAFYLGATAEVNFAQGESGGIWVPLACVLNDGEDYIFVVEDERAIKRNIKLIDVQGFNVRIEGLRSGEQYITSGMKTLKEGNKVKIQSEVSPNLQSEVNSNEQ
- a CDS encoding TetR/AcrR family transcriptional regulator, with the protein product MHDRILGKAYELIQRYGLRGLTMDDVASELGISKKTIYKIFESKNQLISELVDTIVEMEKQTFCDAIAEHVTWLEKFEAMLTMYTPEDIPFRLVDELYRFYPQEKDKIEKLAEFRQAILYPLIEEGQKEGKIRADLNPVIIVAMIHNLFMTPADSKMLESEDITIKQLLEQMRKLFFYGILKNGEDN
- a CDS encoding type IA DNA topoisomerase — its product is MSKTLLVAEKPSQAREYAKTLGVKGKGEGYFANEEYIISWCIGHLFELKSPENYMDLNKVGKRWGIHRLPVLPQVGEFKHGLKLSTQKQFKVLERLLKSKEIEQVICGTDADREGQLLFQEVWDAVGCQKPLFRLWISSLTQEAIREGMAKLRPFHEVEGLAQAGYGRSYGDWDFGMNLTEGFSALFGSFDPVRKKPNVISMGRVQTPTLALVVEREWSILNFVPVSYVEVEAEFESMKGLYKGKWFDPAAKKSRASKGQAKKLEQNQEQEKSSLDLARGNEIIAMVQGKAGRVHSVKEKESMEHHPLLFDLTSLTVAASKRYGFGAEKVLKIAQSLYEKKAITYPRTDCNFLPPDLLPKLKAHLQALENGPYGQWAKKALDLPLPKGKRVINEITAHHAIIPTTEKVASNLSPDEVKVWEMIVLRFLTIWFPAARYAEKEIITMVDDESFMTKGRVLLEPGWKEVESSAKHHASSGKSKDEKENDDQPAGLLPNMLKDEEVETKNCQALQKETKPPKRYTQGDLIKAMEGAGKEIEDEMLRQQLKGKGLGTVATRAAIIENLLDRGYLIQLQKVLAPTEKGVELIGLIKERLPQAQLLISAEMTGQMEYELAQVERGEIPLSHYMSRVEQAIRNIIEELRHFESTYGKKPIAFGGDTKKGMHSETVTNIKSTQPENERLKGQAVEVLGICPSCGGGIVEREKGYGCQNWQTGCPFIVWKNSICGKVLTPTQVKSLLEKGKTPLIKGFRSKTGKSFAAYLVWENPSTGKLRFEFEKKDGR
- a CDS encoding DUF1540 domain-containing protein, whose protein sequence is MPGRVDKINSHLQGVKCVVNSCHYWGNDHCFAQEIEVQAPNAKTSEMTDCATFVPNGTLK